A window of Drosophila subobscura isolate 14011-0131.10 chromosome E, UCBerk_Dsub_1.0, whole genome shotgun sequence contains these coding sequences:
- the LOC117892506 gene encoding uncharacterized protein LOC117892506 isoform X3 translates to MDQLFQSYRDDERRIGEEYLSSLQDLNCNSKPLINMLTMLAEENINYAHVIVRVVEYYISQVPPEFKLPILYLIDSIIKNVKSSYVQLFAQCIVNIFLNAFESVQHSQSQLLEKVRERMYALRQTWNEVFPPSKMYALDVKVKRLDNNWPITAKNPTNKIHVNPAIHVNPDFLKTGMVPGMPAATVATLSSDMEEILQAKTRELLELKKRKLELELEQTKKHLEEQERQLNQATDAIAVAPIVAMPAPPAAVAAQRPPIMDSAIRSSRTPGIPAIPNTPAAQQPFAAKPRVTPVNPALLNSVRHRDPRLARQMQSQSPHQDAASSRSSDPRLEGKSSSSQKSSRSRSKSPSRNSNSRSTKSNNGNSSHPNSSSNRKRSESKSSTSSSGSDVRHKSGVGGGSSSTLSPGKRSSKQSAKEHSERYDRNGSPSNSKRKSTSPTSSPSKSKRNASHKSSSSMRGKSSSTRSRSRSPIFMDVDLRSGGRKSPEQKSTTPAAASQVASAPSSTSALAPAAAAVAAKVTVITNDLEKRPPAPAAPSPPIMVASSMDIDLRRPQTPPPPSFSSASTSNTNTTTPFTSKSNSNSISISSTTKIASSASNASSPSSTSTTSSSKLPAKVSFKIQKQFNKLDKSTANLSTALLLSPSTSAAASAPLVNQGNVSEALQKSISKLLQVQGATGEKRPADSMPPEIDEEGQPPQQKRSKSTKLDALFGSEDVDLRREIPAVVKPGSVNAVIVVEDDSMDNCDVEKPTFSELRAKLAKSARHQKPSGKADKARDQSVVQRIKQLAELKANDDSQEAHDEKMRTILSQAHEMFENHNMNEDQYKDLVQKVVAINENSKLNSKESRRRPDGAEVERNAARDAVLRKRIPKLKSNENLATGSPRSDGSPRYEDQATQGSTSPGKPPQNKREKSKRENKRRKPSKWGEQVDPAAAQRAAWQLANVNNNNNNNNNKRGGGSMPVVPAGFRGMPWQQPPAIVMPQTVVPPPPQPPSMLGLPPVPPVTMTKAINSLDNPMADVVRSITIDGGSKEIRFYNQVAIIFMDGDEPHEIGFQHGQRVILIDHNEPLPLSFNDDYKPIQLDGALHRIRFGFPSRELYIDDHWYEIYFGGPPVSLPIGNSLHVLKAEGPPPNVDIGRVRRDLVVGKINMIVDAHTIVPLFLDARQQTFQLGAEQHSIQFVDSFQYALLDGQLQKIEYGGLPKGMKLNGGRSCFIRFGTLPKGVVAGKTHVADMVYIKTEAPAEPPQPPPMIVQPLPVLEQPKAAAPAVSLPAASAALGNLNINDLFQKLVSSGIIGGAANSSIPGISGADSGSTKEAPAAAAAAPVEAQKTAAAPVYTSPPTEPIKRINLQRPETIKTRQSAVVATLYLGMQCSSCGVRFPPEQTIKYSQHLDWHFRQNRRERDSTRKAISRRWYYDLNDWRQYEEIEDAEEREKNFLETQGQSGGPDAIDDLSQQRSLDSPVPTCAAGNDDVDRSCDMCHEKFEQFYNEELEEWHLRSAIRVEDKIYHPLCYEDYKASLNPPAPAKAEQTDAKDVDMNNTDDNAMDTILKLEDEDKSDDTSKPSQNLFDDDDDDVIVLPNEEPSVTEIDDDEDEYVPANVTRAEMGVEAEDKDKMDQSSGCEEDGEKQKSSQQPQNESANESDVEIQEPNIPFTDLDTYVEKEMDEETRLALLNVKIKEEPKDEYEEDEDDGFEDVGTVVPLLPLPEDEISINSSETQTQTIGSSPSPATVERPASVASLSLPANDDELEAADSVATVASAETELNGEPQESMHNLSAAGPAPALPLASLVNRIKINITKNSSSNSHNSASNASSTPAATAATMGSGADTQVSAISVIGGSGNCSSAETSQQVNAIQTISTIPVLCGGNTFVPKIATSAPANISSISVIGSSYGNISSSSNSRSTNTIATTMAPSSATVSAGVAVVAQKPATPPPAVDADPEPVVELKPALRNVTLKRTKKVQNGTETSGLCSIM, encoded by the exons ATGGATCAATTATTTCAATCCTACCGGGATGATGAGCGGCGTATTGGTGAGGAGTATCTGTCGAGTCTACAGGACTTGAACTGCAATAGCAAACCGCTCATCAACATGCTCACAATGCTGGCTGAGGAGAACATCAACTATGCCCACGTCATAGTCCGCGTGGTGGAATACTACATCAGCCAG GTGCCGCCCGAGTTTAAATTGCCCATactatatttaattgattcgATAATTAAGAATGTGAAAAGCAGCTACGTACAGTTGTTTGCGCAATGTATAGTCAACATATTCCTCAACGCGTTTGAATCG GTCCAGCATTCCCAGTCGCAGTTGCTGGAGAAGGTGCGCGAACGAATGTACGCCCTGCGACAGACCTGGAACGAGGTATTTCCGCCCTCAAAGATGTATGCCCTAGACGTGAAGGTGAAGCGTCTGGATAATAACTGGCCCATTACGGCCAAGAATCCCACTAACAAAATACATGTTAATCCCGCCATTCATGTTAATCCGGACTTTCTGAAAACG GGTATGGTCCCTGGGATGCCAGCTGCTACAGTTGCCACACTGTCCAGCGACATGGAGGAGATCCTTCAGGCCAAGACCCGCGAGCTTCTGGAGCTCAAGAAGCGCAAACTGGAGCTTGAGCTGGAGCAAACCAAAAAGCATttagaggagcaggagcgtcAGCTGAACCAGGCGACCGATGCCATTGCTGTCGCACCCATTGTCGCTATGCCAGCgccacctgctgctgttgctgctcaaCGTCCACCCATTATGGATTCAGCTATCCGAAGTTCTAGAACCCCTGGGATTCCTGCGATACCAAATACGCCAGCTGCACAACAG CCATTTGCCGCAAAGCCAAGGGTTACTCCGGTCAATCCGGCTCTACTAAACTCTGTGCGACATCGTGACCCCCGTTTGGCACGACAGATGCAATCACAGTCACCTCATCAGGACGCTGCTTCCTCACGCTCGTCCGATCCCCGTCTGGAAGGCAAATCCTCATCTTCACAGAAATCTAGTCGATCGCGCAGCAAGTCACCGTcacgcaacagcaacagtcgtTCGACCAAgagcaacaatggcaacagctCCCATCCAAACAGCTCATCGAATCGCAAACGCAGCGAGTCGAAGAGCTCAACATCCTCTTCGGGCTCCGATGTACGACACAAAAGCGGcgttggcggtggcagcagctccacactATCGCCTGGCAAACGTTCATCTAAACAATCCGCAAAGGAGCATTCCGAGCGATATGACCGCAATGGATCACCGTCAAATTCGAAGCGTAAGAGCACCTCTCCAACCTCCTCGCCATCAAAGTCAAAGCGCAATGCGTCACACAAATCGTCATCGTCCATGCGAGGAAAGTCGTCTTCGACTCGATCCCGCAGCCGTTCGCCGATCTTCATGGACGTGGACCTGCGCAGTGGTGGTCGAAAATCTCCTGAACAGAAATCTACCACTCCAGCGGCGGCATCTCAAGTGGCATCAGcaccatcatcaacatcagcattagcaccggcggcggcggcggtagCGGCAAAAGTGACAGTCATCACGAATGATTTAGAGAAAC gccctccagctcctgcagctccaagTCCACCCATTATGGTGGCATCCAGTATGGACATTGACTTGAGGCGGCCCCAGACGCCGCCTCCTCCATCGTTCT ccagcgccagcaccagcaacaccaacacgaCTACCCCATTCACATCCAaatccaacagcaacagcatcagcatcagcagcacaacaaaaattgctaGTAGCGCCTCCAACGCATCATCGCCATCATCTACTAGTACTACGTCTTCTTCAAAATTGCCCGCAAAAGTGTCgttcaaaatacaaaaacagtTTAATAAATTAGATAAATCTACAGCGAATTTATCAACAGCATTACTGCTAAGCCCATCTACATCAGCCGCCGCATCTGCACCGCTGGTCAATCAGGGTAATGTATCGGAGGCACTGCAGAAATCCATCAGCAAGTTGCTGCAGGTCCAAGGTGCCACCGGGGAGAAGCGTCCCGCAGATTCGATGCCCCCAGAGATCGACGAGGAGGgacagccgccgcagcagaaACGCAGCAAGTCAACTAAACTGGACGC TCTCTTTGGCAGTGAGGATGTTGATCTGCGGCGCGAGATTCCCGCTGTGGTAAAGCCTGGAAGTGTTAACGCAGTCATCGTCGTGGAAGATGACTCAATGGACAACTGCGACGTGGAAAAG CCAACATTCAGTGAGCTGCGCGCCAAGCTAGCTAAATCTGCCCGTCATCAGAAGCCATCCGGGAAGGCCG ACAAAGCCAGAGATCAGTCTGTGGTGCAGCGCATCAAGCAGCTGGCCGAGCTTAAGGCCAACGATGATTCGCAGGAGGCGCACGACGAGAAGATGCGCACGATCCTCAGCCAGGCGCATGAGATGTTCGAGAACCACAATATGAACGAGGACCAGTACAAGGACCTCGTACAGAAGGTTGTGGCCATTAACGAGAACAGCAAGCTGAACAGCAAGGAGTCCCGGCGCCGTCCCGATGGTGCCGAAGTGGAGCGCAATGCAGCCCGAGATGCTGTTCTACGCAAGCGGATACCGAAGCTTAAGAGCAACGAGAATCTTGCCACTGGCTCCCCACGCAGCGATGGTTCTCCCAGATACGAGGATCAGGCAACGCAGGGATCGACGTCACCCGGGAAGCCGCCGCAAAACAAACGGGAGAAGTCCAAGCGAGAGAACAAGAGACGAAAGCCCAGCAAATGGGGTGAACAGGTGGATCCGGCGGCTGCTCAAAGAGCCGCCTGGCAGCTGGCCAATgtcaataacaacaacaacaataacaacaacaagagaggTGGTGGTTCGATGCCTGTTGTGCCAGCCGGGTTCCGTGGAATGCCCTGGCAACAGCCGCCAGCGATTGTGATGCCTCAAACTGTCGTACCGCCACCCCCGCAGCCACCCTCGATGTTGGGTCTGCCACCAGTGCCGCCCGTAACAATGACCAAGGCCATCAACTCACTGGACAACCCCATGGCGGATGTGGTGCGCAGCATTACCATTGATGGCGGGTCGAAGGAGATTCGGTTCTACAACCAGGTGGCCATCATCTTTATGGATGGCGACGAGCCGCACGAGATTGGCTTCCAGCATGGCCAGCGCGTGATCCTGATCGACCACAACGAGCCACTGCCGCTGAGCTTCAACGACGACTACAAGCCGATCCAGCTGGATGGCGCCCTGCATCGCATTCGCTTTGGCTTCCCCTCCCGCGAGCTCTACATCGACGATCATTGGTATGAGATTTACTTTGGAGGACCGCCAGTCTCTCTGCCCATTGGCAACAGCCTGCACGTGCTCAAGGCGGAGGGTCCTCCGCCCAATGTGGACATTGGCAGGGTGCGTCGCGACCTGGTGGTTGGCAAAATAAACATGATTGTGGACGCGCACACCATTGTGCCTCTCTTCCTGGATGCCAGACAGCAGACCTTCCAGCTAGGAGCCGAACAGCATTCCATTCAGTTTGTGGATAGCTTCCAGTACGCTCTCCTCGATGGCCAGCTCCAGAAGATCGAATATGGCGGCCTGCCCAAGGGCATGAAGCTTAATGGCGGACGCAGCTGCTTCATTCGCTTCGGGACGCTGCCAAAAGGAGTTGTGGCCGGCAAGACGCACGTGGCTGATATGGTCTACATCAAGACAGAAGCCCCCGCTGAGCCACCCCAGCCTCCACCGATGATTGTCCAGCCCCTGCCCGTGTTGGAGCagccaaaggcagcagcaccagccgtCTCCCTGCCAGCTGCATCCGCTGCTCTTGGCAATCTGAATATCAATGACTTGTTCCAAAAGCTAGTCTCGTCTGGAATAATTGGTGGCGCCGCCAACTCTTCTATTCCGGGCATATCGGGTGCCGACTCAGGCTCCACCAAAgaagctcctgcagctgcagctgcagctccagtgGAAGCCCAAAAAACAGCCGCCGCACCGGTGTACACCTCGCCGCCCACGGAGCCCATTAAACGCATCAATCTGCAGAGGCCAGAGACTATCAAGACCAGACAGTCGGCCGTGGTGGCCACGCTCTACCTGGGAatgcagtgcagcagctgcggtgTGCGTTTCCCGCCCGAGCAGACCATCAAGTACAGCCAGCACCTTGACTGGCACTTCCGTCAGAACCGACGGGAGCGTGACTCGACCCGCAAGGCGATCTCCCGGCGCTGGTACTATGACCTGAACGACTGGCGGCAGTACGAAGAGATCGAGGATGCGGAAGAGCGTGAGAAGAACTTCCTGGAGACACAGGGCCAGTCGGGCGGACCCGATGCAATCGATGATCTCTCCCAGCAACGATCGCTGGACTCGCCAGTGCCCACCTGCGCAGCCGGTAACGATGATGTGGACCGCTCGTGCGACATGTGCCACGAGAAGTTCGAGCAGTTCTacaacgaggagctggaggaatGGCACCTGCGCAGTGCCATTCGCGTCGAGGATAAGATCTACCATCCATTGTGCTACGAGGACTACAAGGCCTCGTTGAACCCTCCAGCACCAGCTAAGGCCGAGCAGACCGACGCCAAAGATGTGGACATGAACAACACGGACGACAATGCAATGGACACGATACTTAagctggaggatgaggatAAGTCAGATG ACACGAGCAAGCCGTCGCAGAACCTGttcgatgatgacgatgatgatgtcaTTGTGTTGCCCAACGAGGAGCCCAGCGTCACGGAAATCGACGACGATGAAGATGAGTATGTCCCGGCTAATGTGACGCGTGCCGAAATGGGTGTCGAGGCcgaggacaaggacaagaTGGATCAGAGCTCTGGCTGCGAGGAGGATGGggagaagcagaagagcagccagcagccacagaatgAATCAGCCAACGAGTCCGATGTGGAGATCCAAGAGCCGAACATTCCCTTCACCGATCTGGACACGTATGTGGAGAAGGAGATGGATGAGGAGACGCGCTTGGCCCTGCTGAATGTAAAGATCAAAGAGGAGCCCAAGGACGAGTACGAGGAGGATGAAGACGATGGCTTCGAAGATGTGGGAACGGtagtgccactgctgccgttGCCCGAGGATGAGATATCCATCAATAGCAGCG AAACACAAACCCAAACGATTGGGTCCTCCCCATCGCCGGCCACCGTGGAGCGACCAGCATCGgtggcctctctctctcttcctgccAACGACGATGAGCTGGAGGCCGCCGACTCGGTGGCGACGGTGGCCAGCGCGGAAACAGAACTGAATGGAGAGCCGCAAGAGTCGATGCATAACCTGAGCGCAGCGGGACCGGCACCGGCGTTACCTTTGGCTAGCTTAGTTAatagaataaaaataaatatcactAAGAATTCAAGTAGTAATAGTCATAATAGTGCCTCCAACGCCTCATCGACgccggcagcaacagcagcaacgatgGGATCGGGAGCGGATACGCAAGTCTCGGCAATCAGTGTCATTGGCGGATCCGGAAACTGCAGTTCTGCGGAGACCTCGCAGCAGGTGAACGCAATTCAAACCATTTCCACCATTCCAGTTCTCTGCGGCGGTAACACATTCGTGCCCAAGATTGCCACCAGTGCTCCAGCCAATATCAGCTCCATCTCAGTCATTGGCAGCAGCTacggcaacatcagcagcagcagcaacagtcgcagCACCAACACAATAGCCACCACAATGGCACCGAGTTCGGCAACAGTCTCGGCGGGGGTTGCCGTCGTTGCCCAGAAACCAGCAACACCTCCGCCTGCTGTGGATGCCGATCCGGAGCCGGTGGTTGAACTGAAGCCAGCGTTACGGAATGTGACGCTCAAACGAACGAAAAAGGTGCAAAATGGCACCGAAACCTCGGGTCTCTGCTCGATCATGTAa